A single region of the Rhipicephalus microplus isolate Deutch F79 chromosome 10, USDA_Rmic, whole genome shotgun sequence genome encodes:
- the LOC142774887 gene encoding beta-galactosidase-like → MVPLITFGIVTSGVAERSFKIDYNKHTFLKDGKPFRFVGGSMHYFRVPRAYWDDRLHTLRMGGPNVVDFYIDWSGHEPEPGQYNFADNYDLVAFLEAVKKADLLAIVRPGPYICGEVDNAGLPYWLLRKHPDMEYRTIHDDYMLEMGKWFQKLLPMLVPYLYKNGGPIIMVQVSVRT, encoded by the coding sequence ATGGTTCCTCTTATCACCTTTGGCATCGTCACGTCGGGTGTCGCGGAGAGGTCATTCAAGATCGACTACAACAAGCACACCTTTCTGAAGGACGGCAAACCCTTTCGGTTTGTCGGTGGCTCGATGCACTACTTCCGAGTTCCCAGAGCGTACTGGGATGACCGGCTCCACACGTTGCGCATGGGAGGACCGAACGTGGTAGACTTTTACATCGACTGGAGCGGCCACGAGCCCGAACCCGGACAGTACAACTTCGCCGACAACTACGACCTGGTCGCCTTCCTGGAGGCCGTCAAGAAGGCCGACCTCCTGGCGATCGTCAGGCCGGGACCCTACATATGCGGCGAGGTGGACAATGCGGGCTTACCTTACTGGCTCCTGCGCAAGCACCCGGACATGGAGTACCGAACGATACACGATGACTACATGCTAGAAATGGGCAAGTGGTTCCAGAAGTTGCTGCCGATGCTGGTTCCGTACCTCTACAAAAATGGCGGGCCCATCATAATGGTACAGGTCAGTGTCAGGACATGA